The Candidatus Thermoplasmatota archaeon genome contains the following window.
TTGTTTCTAGCTCTCTTTGCACAACCATGAGTTTTCCTAGCCTAGAGTAAACTTTCCAGTTGATGTCTTTGAAAGGGTCTCCGCTTACATAATCACGCATACTAAAAAATTCTAATCCACGGCCTGGATATTTTATAGGAATAGTGCCTGGTATCATTCTTGGTACTACAGCTCTTACTTCGAATTCTTTTAACTCCTCTATTTTAGGAAACACAATAAGCTCTGAGATAATATCTAGCCGGCTCTCTTTGTAAAACATCGAAAAAGGGTCTTCAGTTCTAACACTCAAAGGGCCTATTGTATAAACGCCTCGTAAAGGGCACTCTACAGAATATTTAAAAACATAGCTTTTGGCAGGCTCTAATATTGAAGTAGCGCAGTTATTACCTTCTCTCAACGCAAACACTTTAGGAAGCTCGTCTTTGAGCTCAACAGTTCCTTTACCTTTAATATAAAGAGTAATTTCTGCAGAGCCTTCTTCAAACAGCTTTTCAGTAGAAAGCTCTCTTGTGACTTTTAAGTTGGGCTTTCGTATAGTAAAAGCTCCCACTACGAGCATTGAGAATATGAATACTGCGAATGTAGCAAGTGAAAAATTTTTCAAAATAAGCGCAAGAAATATTAGTAATATGCCGAGCACGCAGATTAAAATACTTTTTTCAGTCCACATTGGCTTTGCTCATAGTGCAGGCACCGGTACTTGCCTCAGAATATCTTCTAGAACATTCTCGCTTGTAACGCCTCTTACTCTAATCTCAGGCTTTAGTATCAATCTATGCGCTACCCCTGGGATTACAGCTCTTTTCACATCGTCAGGCGTAACGTAATCGCGGTTGTTAAGTATAGCAATGGCTCTTGCAATTTTGAAAACAGCTAAAGAGCCTCTGGGGCTAGCGCCTAAAACCAATCTTTTATCAGCCCTTGTCCTTGCGATTATTTCTACAATATATTCCTGGATAGAGCTATCAATATGGATTTCTTCAACTGCTTTCTGTAACTCAAGTACTTTCGTAGGATTTGCTATAAGATCAACGTTTACATCTTCGCTTTTCCTGGCTATTCTTCTTCGCATAATCTCAATCTCATCCTTTTTATCAGGATACCCTATTCTTAGGCGCATTAAAAACCTATCTATTTGAGCTTCTGGTAACGGGTAAGTACCTTCGTATTCAATTGGGTTTTGAGTAGCCATCACAATAAAAGGTTTGGGTAATACATGAGTAATTCCTTCTATTGTGGCTTGCCTCTCCTGCATTGCTTCAAGTAAAGCTGATTGCGTTTTAGGGGGTGCTCTATTAATTTCGTCAGCTAATAAAATATTAGTGAATAAAGGTCCTTTACGAAGCTTGAATTCACCTGAGCTTTCATCATACACATAAGTACCTATAATATCTGCCGGCAGTACATCGGGTGTAAATTGAACCCTTCTGAAACTACAGCCTAGTATGCGAGCAAGTGTTTTCGCCATTAGAGTTTTAGCCAAGCCTGGAAAATCCTCAATAAGTATATGCCCATCGCAAAGTACTCCAGCCACAACAAATTTCAGAACATTTTCTTTTCCTACTATTGCTTTCTCTGCTTCTTTGATTATATTATTTGATATTTTCCACGACTCCTCTCTACTATTCATGTTCTTCCCACTCCCAGCTTTTTTACAGCTCTAACAAGTTCCTCGCGAGTAATACTCTTGCCCCTTACTATTTTAGTAACTACAGGGTCGATACTATCTAGTTGTTTGTCGTTCAAGAGCTCAATCTGAGATATGTTGTAAGCTATTTTAACTTTTTCAACCACAGCTTTTGCAGCTCTTTCGTAAATATTTTGAGGCTCGTAAGACTTAAATTCTCTAATATTGAACTCGTGCTTCCAAGGTATTTTGCCTTTTGATTTTATTATCACGCAAGCAAGTACAGCACCAACAATAATAGAACTTAATACAACCCATAACTGGTACGAAGTTAAGAATATTATGGTAGCGAGTGCTATATAGCTGCCGTGTCTGCTTTCATCGAAAATTACAACGGCATACTCTGATTGCGGCAGTAGCGAGCTTACAAGCTCTAGAATAAAGTCCAAATTATCTTGCTTCACTATCATTCGATTAATAAATATACTGGGATCGGCGATAAAAACTATAGCGCCTGCGCCAAACTTGATTTTTAGAATTAGGGGCATGTCTTGAATAAGCTCGTCATCTAAATCTATGATTCGATTGCCATTCCAATCGATATAACATTCTAAAGCTTTACATATTATTTCAATTTCTTCACCATATATTCTAAACCCTGTAGGAATGTTAAATACAAGCTCATATTTTTTACCGTTGAGCACTGCGCAAGCATTTACAAATTCAGGTGAATCAGTAAAACTTTCATAATATATTCTGTGCTCGTAAAATGTAAAATTGAATTTTTCAGCTAAATTTCTTATGTTGCCGGTATCGTCTGCAATTATAGCCTTGCCGCCATTTTGCACAAACTCGTAAATACCCCAGGCTTCTTCTTCTGTATAAGGCTTCTCCACACCTGTAACAATAAGTAAAGTATCAGCGGGATTTAGATTCTGTAGTAATATGGGCGTTGATACAATACATTTAGGAATGTAGTTCCTTGCTTTAAGCTCTTCTCTTAGAATTGACACATCTGCCCAGCTAGTATCGTAACCTGAAAGTTGCTTGGTATTGTAAGAAGGAATAAGTAAAATTGCAAGAGTTGTTATTATGAAAATACTAATTAGAATCTTAATTTTCAACTTCATTTTCTTTTCATCCGCTCTTCTAACTCTTTTATACTAAGCTCTACAGCATTAAAATTTGCTATTGCCGCATCTCTATGCTTAGAGCTAATTTCATGATGCGAGTATCGTACTTCTTCTATAATACCAATAAACTTATCAAGGCACTCTTCAGCTATAGGCAAAGCCTTTCTAACTGCATATTCAAACTCTCTAAAAGTTTCAAAGCTTTTGCGCAAGAAGCCGAATTTTTTCAAATGCACACATAGTTTGCGATAGAGCTCTAGTATTGTTTTGATATAAGCGCTTCCTGCAACTAGCTCACCTTTCGCAGATTCTATAATTTTGCGCATTTTAGCTATCTGGCGCTTTCGTAGTATGCAATAGCCCACGAAAGGTATTGGAAGTGCTAGTAAAGGCAGTAGATAGAGCCAAGTTGGGATTGCATATAACTTCCTCTCGTAAACACTAACGTTACAAACTATACTCGAAGGTATGTAGTAGTCATAATACTCAGTACCTGCAAACTCAGTTATCCCCTCTAATGTAAGGGTTCCTGTAAAGGTTGGAACGATTAGAGAGAAGCTCAGATTACCTTTACTATCTGCTTGCAATATTCGCTCTGCCATACCTGTTTCGTTTGTTAAAAGCTCATCAACTCTATTGCCAATCTTCAGTACAATTGTAATATTTTCTAGCTCTTCATCAACCAATCTCAGTTTTAACTTTATATTTGCATTTGAAAGTCTAGGATTTAGCGAAAGCAAGCATTTAAGTTCGCAGCCTGCTTCTATAGCCGGTAGCGTATCGATAGCAATTTTAACTCTTTCTTTTACAGCAATTGACTCCTCAAACTTAGAGCTTTCATAGTACCCAGAGCCGTTAAATTCGATTTTTATAATTTGACAGCCTAAGCTTATAGAGCCCGTAAGTATGCCAGTAAAGTTAGCAATGCCATTAATATCAGTACATGCATTTCCTAAACTGTGATTTGCAATGCTCAACAACATATATTTGCGAGCTATTGGCAGTAAAGAATCGGTTTCTAAAAGCAGCGCTTCTATCGTAAAATTTTCGTATCTAACTAACAGCTCAGGCATAAACACTAAAATTGTAGTGTTTGAGTAAATTTTATAATACGTTATATTTTCAGAAGGCTCGTAAATATCGGTGCCGCTAAATTTAGCGCTAACTTTAGCCTCGCCAACAGCATCTAAAGCAGGGATATTGTAGTAGAACGAGAACCCGCTAAAGTTAGTGACTGCAGCTCCAATTTGCCTGTCTCTCCAGAAAATACTAATTAACTGATTTGCAACAATGCTGCATTGGTCATCTAATAAAGTACCGTTAATCTCTACAGTTGAATTTTTATAAATTTTTTCTGCTTTAGCAAGCACTAACGTTGTGTTTGAATAGATAGTATAGATGGCAGTAGCTTCAGAGCTATTATAAAAGTCTGCTCCTGAAAACTTAACGGTTACATTAACTTTTCCTACTGAATGATTGTAAGGAATATGATAAAGACAGCTGAAAAAGCCTGAAGAATTAGAATGAGCAGTGATTGTTGTAGTATTCCAATGGATTTCTAAATCAACTTCTAAAGGCACGTATTGATCGTCTACTATACTTCCTGAAATTTCTACTGTTGCGTTTCTAATCGATCTTTTACCAGCAACTTGAATATATGTCTCAGAGTAGATTTCGTAATATACTTCCGTGTGATTTGATTCGTATTTAGAAGATTGATTGAGCTCAGCTCTTATTTTTACATTACCAAGGCTCTGACTTGATTCTACAAGCCAAGCAAAAGAAAATTTACCTACGCTTGTAGTTGTAGTGTTTATAAGACTGTCATTCCAGAAAATTCTAATTGTTAATTCCTCGTCACTTATCATCATACCATTATCTGCAAAAATACTACAGGCAATATCCACAGTACTATTTCTTATAGCTCTACTAGGCTCTAACCTCAGCTCAATTCTTGTTTCCGAAGTTATTGTGTAATTTACAATTGCCTCAGAGCGAGCGAAAGTCTCGTTCTCTTCAAACACTGCTTTTACAGTTACATTTCCAAGAAAATGGTCTGAAGGTACCAGATAGGTGTAGGAAAACCAGCCTGTGGAATTAGTAATATTGCTACCTATTTGCTCCTCGTTCCAGAACAGCGAGATATTAGCATTGTGCATATCTTCTCCATCGTCATCGAAGACACGACCTTTAATCTCAGTAGTATAGCGACGAACAGCTCTTTTACCTTCAAGAATAATATTAGCACCTCGCTGTACTGTGTAAGTTGTATTATTAGAACTGCTTTCATAATAATTTGAGCCACTAAAATTAGCAGTAACGTTTATAGTATTCGAGGGAGGAGCTCCCACGTAGAACTCTACACTGAAATTTCCAAATTCATTGGTTGTTGCGTTTTTTTCACTGTTATCCCACCAGCGTACAGTCACATTCTCGTCTGCGAGCGTAACATTCATATTATCAACTAAAGTCCCGGTAACATCTGCAGTTTTATTCCTTCCCACAACTTTAGAATTTAAAAGAATTTGAGTTTTTCTTTGTACAGTAACATTCAGCTCAGCACTCTTTTCAAGCCAGTACACTGAGCGCGGGTGAAAAACACGTATTATATGATTGCCTGCAGTTGTAATCAATGGAACAGTGTAATTAATTCTAAAATAGCCTTGCGAAAGAGTTTTAGTATCGTTTTTTGAAACATTGTCTAGCAGCAACTCTACAGTCTCGTTCACTAACGCTGTGCCATCATCATCCTCTAGTTCGCCACTAATAGAAATATTATTACCGACAACCACAGAAGTTGTGCTCTCCACTACATTTATCACTACTTGGTGCATTACTTTAATTTTAGTCTCGTTCCAAGAGCTATTTCTATAGGTATCGCCCTCGAAACTTACATTTAATGGATAGCAGCCAGCTCTTTCTTTAGGAATAAAACTAAAGTTAAACGTGCCGTTTAGAGCAGGGTCTGAGGACAGCACAGTAACGAGTTCTGATAGCTTTGTATTATTCCAAGAAATGTTTAGAGTAGCGCCCCCAACACCGTTATAGCCTGGCACTTCAAATAACCTGCCTTCAACGCTTAAGCTTGTGTTGTTCTCTACCCAATCACGTGTGTATAAGTGTATTGTTGTG
Protein-coding sequences here:
- a CDS encoding DUF58 domain-containing protein — protein: MWTEKSILICVLGILLIFLALILKNFSLATFAVFIFSMLVVGAFTIRKPNLKVTRELSTEKLFEEGSAEITLYIKGKGTVELKDELPKVFALREGNNCATSILEPAKSYVFKYSVECPLRGVYTIGPLSVRTEDPFSMFYKESRLDIISELIVFPKIEELKEFEVRAVVPRMIPGTIPIKYPGRGLEFFSMRDYVSGDPFKDINWKVYSRLGKLMVVQRELETISDVTIILDARSITGTGYINANPLVYSARACASIAAFFIRRRCNVGLITYSNAIKSLAPGYGERQLYKILCALAEIKSDGSIGFSSVARSLVSIATPQSVIILISSLEEDDSLKQGVKEICDRGYSLTVLTPSALELERGLALESLEILKLEREILVTGLKECGAEVIEWRASLPLAPVLEVMESKWKLRLTR
- a CDS encoding MoxR family ATPase, whose translation is MNSREESWKISNNIIKEAEKAIVGKENVLKFVVAGVLCDGHILIEDFPGLAKTLMAKTLARILGCSFRRVQFTPDVLPADIIGTYVYDESSGEFKLRKGPLFTNILLADEINRAPPKTQSALLEAMQERQATIEGITHVLPKPFIVMATQNPIEYEGTYPLPEAQIDRFLMRLRIGYPDKKDEIEIMRRRIARKSEDVNVDLIANPTKVLELQKAVEEIHIDSSIQEYIVEIIARTRADKRLVLGASPRGSLAVFKIARAIAILNNRDYVTPDDVKRAVIPGVAHRLILKPEIRVRGVTSENVLEDILRQVPVPAL